The following DNA comes from Amycolatopsis albispora.
CGGGTTCGGCGCAGCGCGCGCTGCCGGGCATCTCGGCGAAGGTGGTCGACGACCAGGCGGCAGAGGTCGGCCACGGTGGTGGCGGTTACCTGGTGCTCGACAAGCCGTGGCCGTCGATGCTGCGCGGCATCTGGGGCGACAACGAGCGCTACCGCGAGACGTACTGGTCGCGGTTCGCCGACCAGGGCTTCTACTTCGCCGGTGACGGCGCGAAGTACGACAACGACGGGGACATCTGGCTGCTCGGCCGGGTGGACGACGTGATGAACGTGTCCGGCCACCGCATTTCGACCACCGAGGTCGAGTCGGCGCTGGTGTCGCACCCGACGGTGGCCGAGGCGGCCGTGGTCGGCGCGTCCGACCCGACCACCGGGCAGGGCATCGTCGCCTTTGTCATCCTGCGCGGCAACGTGGCGCAGGACGAGGCGAAGGGCGAGGAGGCCATCACCGCGCTGCGCAACCACGTGGCGAAGGAGATCGGCCCGATCGCGAAGCCGCGGCAGATCATGGTGGTGCCGGAGCTGCCGAAGACCCGCTCCGGCAAGATCATGCGCCGCCTGCTGCGTGACGTGGCCGAGAACCGCCAGGTCGGTGACGTCACCACGCTGGCCGACTCGTCGGTGATGGACCTGATCTCCTCCGGCCTGAACTCCGGCAAGTCCGACGAATGACGCGTGCTTCCGGGGTCGTGGGCGGCGACGCGGCCGCGCTACGCTTGCCCACCCCCGGCCGTGCGGTGATCGAACGCATGTTCTAGGCTGTCGCGCTGGGAGAACCCATCTATTGCGGCAAGGAGACAAGACCTGCGATGACCGTGGATTCCTTGACAGAACCCGAGGCGCCGGCCGCGACGCCGGAGCCGGTCTCCGAGAACGGCCAGGCGGAAGCTCCCCAGACGCCCGAGAACGGCCAGGCCGAGGCCAAGCCCAAGCGCGGCCGTCCGAAGGGCCAGACCACCGCCAAGAAGACCCGCACCGTCGAACTGACGCTGACCGTCACCGGCACCGCCGACGGTGAGTGGCAGGCGGAGCTCAAGCACGGCAGCAAGTGGATCGCCCGCGGCATCGAGATCCCCGCCGCCGCCGTTTCGCGCGCGGCCAAGGAACTGCACGAGGAACTGTCCGGCCCGATCGACGAGGTCATCAACGCCGCCCGCGAACAGCAGGCGCAGAAGGTGGCCCAGCTCGAAGCCGAGCTGGAAGAGGCCAAGAAGGCCCTCGCGGAACTCGAGCAGTAAACACCTGCTCACAACAAAAATCGGGACTGTCGCGACCAAACGCGGCAGTCCCGATTTCCGTTTTCAGGTGCTCAGCGGCGCCCGTCCCGGCAGCGGCGACTTGAACTCCAGCCAGTGGCTGTCCTCGATCGCCTCCACGGTGTGCGGCACGCCGCGCGGGTGCACCACGGTCTCACCGGGGGCGAGCCGGACCTCCCGGCCGTCGATCGTGCCGCGCAACTTTCCCGACAGCAGATAGATGACGCTGTCGTGGTCGTGCCGGTGCTCCGGCGAACCGACCCCGGCGGGATAGCGGATTTCGTACAGCAGCCCGGAAACCGCGGTCTCGCGGGTGCGGAAGGTGCCGGTGCCGCCGACCAGCGGCCGACCCTCCACAGTGGACAGAACCTGCCAGTCGATCATGCCAGCGTCCGCGGCTCGTGCCGGACCGGGAAGTTCACCGAACGCGCGATGTAGCACTTCGAATGCGCGATCGCGTGCAGCTTCTCCGCGGCTTCCACCATGCCCGGCTCGGCCACGGTGACCACCGGACGCAGCGTCACCTCGCGGAACTGCCCGCCACCACCGGGTTCCTCGACCATCACGCCGTCCGCCTCGTCGGTGTAGCCGGTGATCACCACCTTCTCCATCGACGCGAGCGCGAGCACCCAGAGCATGTGGCACTCCGACAGCGAGGCGACCAGCAGTTCCTCCGGGTTCCAGCGGGTGGCGTCCCCGCGGAAGGCCGGGTCGGCCGAGCCCGCCAGCACCGGCTTGCCCGGGATGTAGACGTCGTGCGCCCGCGAGTAGTCGCGGTAGGTGGCGGTGCCCTTGCCCTGGTCGCCCGTCCAGGTGACGGTCATGGCGTAGCGATGTTCCTTCATTCGGCTCACGTCCTCCGGCTTCCGTGGCATGTACTATTCGTATACAGGTCGTATACAAAGTCTAGGGGGATGGATGGCCGCCCGCTCCGGCCGTGAGAAGGCCTACGAGTTCCTCAAGGGCGAGGTGCTGCCCGATCCCGCCGCGCAGGGGCAGTTCATCAGCGAACAGGACCTCGCGAGCCGGATCGGTGTCTCGCGCACGCCGATCCGCGAAGCACTGCTCATGCTCGCCGCCGAGGAACTCGTGCAACTGGTGCCCAACCGCGGCGCCTACATCGCCCCGCTCACCGGCCGCGACCTCTCCGAGCTGATCGAGCTGCGCGGCATGATGGAGCGCTTCGCCGCGGAGAAGACCATCGCCGGTGACGGCGTGCCGGTCGAGCGCATGCGCGCCACCCTCAAGCAGCAGGCCGAACTCGCCGATCCCGCGCAGGCCAAGGAGTTCATCGAGCTGGACACCGCCTTCCACACGCACCTGATCGACGCGGCGGGCAACGCCATGCTCAGCAAGGCCTACGCCGGACTGCGCGACCGGCAGCTGCGGGCCGGGCTGGTCGCGTTGTTCGCCTGCCCGAACCGCCAGCACGCCGTCTGCGAGGAGCACCAGGCGATCGTCGACGGCCTGGCGGCGCGCGACCTCGCCGCCACGCACGCCGCCATCGACCACCACCTCGGCACCACCCTCAAGCTTCAGCTGACCAGCTGATCGGCGTTGTCGTGCGCCTCGTACTCGGCCGGGTCGGGGTCGCGGCCGATCAGCACGCCGATGACCGTCACGATCGCGGTCACCAGCACGTACGCGGCGATCGCCAGCCAGGTGCCGAACCCGGCGAACAACGCGGTGAACAGCAGTGGCGCGAGCGCGCCGCCGACCACCCCGGCCAGCGTGTAGCCGAGTGAGCTGCCGGTGTAACGCAGCCGCGGCGAGAACTGCTCGGTGACCAGCGCGGCCTGCGGGCCGTACAGCAGGGCGTGGATGACCAGTGCGAGCACGATGCCGACCACCACGGCGAGGAACGAGCCGGTGCTGACCATCGGAAAGAAGATGAACGGCCAGATCCCGGCGGCGATGGTGCCCGCCAGGTACAGCTTGCGCCGGTTGACCCGGTCCGAGAGCGCGCCGGCCGCCGGGATGAGCACCAGCTGGCAGGCCGAGCCGATCATCACCGCGGTCAGGCCTTCGCTGCGCGACATGTCCAGTTCCTGCGTCATGTAGGTCAGCACAAAAACGGTGAACAACGCGTAGAGCACATCGGGGCAGACGCGGATCAGCACGGCCGCGACCAGCCCGCGCCGCTCGTCGCGGAACACCTCGGAGATCGGCGCCTGCGGCCGGTCGCCCTTCTCCGCGATCTTCTTGAACACCGGGGTTTCTTCCAGCTTCAGCCGAATCCAGAGTCCAAAGAGGACAAGCACGCCGGAGAGCAGGAAGGCGATCCGCCAGCCCCACGAGTTGAACTGGGCCTCGGACAGCAGCACGGCCAGCAGCGCGAGCACACCGTTGGCGAGCAGGTTGCCCGCGGGCGGGCCGACCTGCGCGGCCGATGCCCAGAACCCGCGTTTGCGTGGATCACCGAATTCGCTGGAGAGCAGGACCGCGCCACCCCATTCACCGCCGATGCCGACGCCCTGCGCGAACCGGAGCGCGACCAGCAGCACCGCGGCGAGCCCGCCGATGTTCTCGTAGGTGGGCAGCACGCCGATCAGGAAGGTGGCGACGCCGGTCAGGATCAGCGTGAACACCAGCACGCGCTTGCGGCCGATCACGTCGCCGAGCCTGCCGAAGACAAAACCGCCGAGCGGGCGGGCCAGGTACCCCACGGCGTAGGTGGAGAAGGCCGCCATGGTGCCGGCGAGCTTGTCACCGGCGGGGAAGAACAACTCGCCGAAGATCGTCGCCGCGGCGACCGAGTACGCGGCGAAGTCGTACCACTCCAGCGCGGTCCCGGACAGGCTCGCCGCGAAGGCGCGCCGCAGCGAGCGGCCGTCCACCTGTTCTTGTGCAGTCATCGCTCACATCCCGTTTGGCTATGGTGCCGAGTTGCGGTAATACTGGTTGTATACATCTTGCATGCGCAAGTCCCAATTGAGTTTTACCTGGTCAGGAGGTCCCATGCCGGAGTACCCACGGCTCAGCTTCACCCTGCCGGACGGCAGCGAGGTGCACACGGACGTGCACACGCTGCTCAACGCGGGTTACGCCGGCCGCAGTCAGGACGACGTCGCCGCGCACGTCGCGGAGCTGGCCGAGCTGGGCGTCCCGGCGCCGTCGACCACCCCGGCGCTGTACCCGGTGGCGCCCTACCTGGCCAGCCAGACCGACGAGGTCCCGGTGCAGCACGGCCGCACCTCCGGCGAGGCGGAATGGGCGCTGGTGATCACCGGGCCGTCACCGGAGGACGTGCTGCTGACCGCGGCCTGCGACCACACCGACCGCGCGCTCGAGGTGCACGGCGTGGCGTGGAGCAAGAACGCGGGCCCGGACGTGCTCGCGCGGAAAGCGTGGCGCCTGGTCGACGTCGAAGACCGGCTCGACGACCTGGTGCTGCGCGCCTGGGCTGGTGACGTGGAAATCCAGCACGGGAAGCTCGCGGAACTGCTCACGCCCGCGTACTGGCTGGACGTGCTGCGCTCGAAGGGCTGGTACGAGCCGGGCGTGGTGCTGATCTCGGGCACCATTCCGATGCACCACGGCGTGGACCAGTTCACGTCTTCCTGGCGCGTCGAACTGAGCGACCCGGCGACCGGGAACGTGATCGAGCTGGGCTACCGCGTGCGGCCGCTGCCGGAACCCATCGGCTGACGCATCAGTCCTTTGTGGACTACCGCCCCGGCGTCAGCGGGGCGGGTACGGCGGTTGCTGCGGCGGATACCCGGGCTGCTGCGGATACCCCGGCGGTGGCCCCTGCTGCGGGTAGCCGGGTTGCGGATATCCCTGCTGCGGCCCCGACTGCGGAAAACCTTGCTGCGGCTGCGGCCCAGAAGCCGGAAAGCCTTGCTGTGGCTGCGGTCCCGACGGCGGGAAGCCTTGCTGGGGATACGCCTGCTGCGCCTGCCCCTGCGGCTGCGGCGGGAAACCCGGCGGCGGGCCACCCGGCGGGAACTCACCGGGCGGCGGACCGGCGGGGCGCTTCTTCCGGAACTGGGTGTAGCTCCAGAACGCCCCGCCGCCCAGCATCAGCACCCCGCCGCCCAGCAGGAGCCAGCCGGTCCGCGTGTTGTCCCCGCGCTGCTCCTCCAGCGACCGCTCGGTCGAGGAACCGCCGCGGCGGGAGGACTCCACGCAGGTGTCACCGGCCTCCATGGTCTGGCTGCCGCATTTGACCGTGTCATCGGAGAGCGTCACAAAACCGCCGATCAGCAGGAAAACCCCCACCACGGTGGTCAGCACGGCATAGATCTTGTCCCGCAAGACTCTCCCCTCAGCGACGAAAGCGGCCCCATCCTGCCACGCTCAGCGCACGCCCGACATCAACTTCCGGATGAACGGCGTGCCCAGCACCAGCAGGATGCCGATCCCGATGCAGATCGCGCCCAGCGTGCCGAAGTACGGCACCTCGCTGTCCGCGCTGTAGAACCGCGCCAGCCAGCCGGACAGCGCCGTGCCCA
Coding sequences within:
- a CDS encoding DUF2848 domain-containing protein is translated as MPEYPRLSFTLPDGSEVHTDVHTLLNAGYAGRSQDDVAAHVAELAELGVPAPSTTPALYPVAPYLASQTDEVPVQHGRTSGEAEWALVITGPSPEDVLLTAACDHTDRALEVHGVAWSKNAGPDVLARKAWRLVDVEDRLDDLVLRAWAGDVEIQHGKLAELLTPAYWLDVLRSKGWYEPGVVLISGTIPMHHGVDQFTSSWRVELSDPATGNVIELGYRVRPLPEPIG
- a CDS encoding GntR family transcriptional regulator encodes the protein MAARSGREKAYEFLKGEVLPDPAAQGQFISEQDLASRIGVSRTPIREALLMLAAEELVQLVPNRGAYIAPLTGRDLSELIELRGMMERFAAEKTIAGDGVPVERMRATLKQQAELADPAQAKEFIELDTAFHTHLIDAAGNAMLSKAYAGLRDRQLRAGLVALFACPNRQHAVCEEHQAIVDGLAARDLAATHAAIDHHLGTTLKLQLTS
- a CDS encoding cupin domain-containing protein, with the translated sequence MIDWQVLSTVEGRPLVGGTGTFRTRETAVSGLLYEIRYPAGVGSPEHRHDHDSVIYLLSGKLRGTIDGREVRLAPGETVVHPRGVPHTVEAIEDSHWLEFKSPLPGRAPLST
- a CDS encoding DUF6319 family protein; amino-acid sequence: MTVDSLTEPEAPAATPEPVSENGQAEAPQTPENGQAEAKPKRGRPKGQTTAKKTRTVELTLTVTGTADGEWQAELKHGSKWIARGIEIPAAAVSRAAKELHEELSGPIDEVINAAREQQAQKVAQLEAELEEAKKALAELEQ
- a CDS encoding MFS transporter, which translates into the protein MTAQEQVDGRSLRRAFAASLSGTALEWYDFAAYSVAAATIFGELFFPAGDKLAGTMAAFSTYAVGYLARPLGGFVFGRLGDVIGRKRVLVFTLILTGVATFLIGVLPTYENIGGLAAVLLVALRFAQGVGIGGEWGGAVLLSSEFGDPRKRGFWASAAQVGPPAGNLLANGVLALLAVLLSEAQFNSWGWRIAFLLSGVLVLFGLWIRLKLEETPVFKKIAEKGDRPQAPISEVFRDERRGLVAAVLIRVCPDVLYALFTVFVLTYMTQELDMSRSEGLTAVMIGSACQLVLIPAAGALSDRVNRRKLYLAGTIAAGIWPFIFFPMVSTGSFLAVVVGIVLALVIHALLYGPQAALVTEQFSPRLRYTGSSLGYTLAGVVGGALAPLLFTALFAGFGTWLAIAAYVLVTAIVTVIGVLIGRDPDPAEYEAHDNADQLVS
- a CDS encoding OsmC family protein encodes the protein MKEHRYAMTVTWTGDQGKGTATYRDYSRAHDVYIPGKPVLAGSADPAFRGDATRWNPEELLVASLSECHMLWVLALASMEKVVITGYTDEADGVMVEEPGGGGQFREVTLRPVVTVAEPGMVEAAEKLHAIAHSKCYIARSVNFPVRHEPRTLA